From the Acidobacteriota bacterium genome, one window contains:
- a CDS encoding TolC family protein produces the protein MWSHQRSRPPFFRRTVIALSLLTGVALRSQTSSLDALVASAIAQNPSLRAQRARVAAARQAPRQAMALPDPAVDLEVMNLRVRGPSESGSVTDSLSLGVTQGLPFPGKRALAAEAARQEATVEEARLRSMERTIRLEVLRAGYRFVTTRELLRINARSRVALSATAEGALARYSSGGGSQADVLLAQSAVTRVETQRQELESQARISLARLSSLIAAPVEADALEGIVLEAPARLPPLEALLASADRSAPDLRTALSEAAAAKIRSELARKNRKPDFMVGVRYRYKDMSMGGGDYLTAMVGMTLPFFHRRDRYEPALEEALQRQLAAEEEVAETKNSIRFQVAEAYQSATKDARVFYLYDQGLLLQARQAYEASLAAYATGRVDFGDLLMALTNLFSYEADAAVARGEYHQRAAELEAFLDRPLLEMEALAPDAQGGTP, from the coding sequence ATGTGGTCGCATCAACGAAGTCGTCCCCCTTTCTTTCGGCGGACCGTCATCGCCTTGTCCCTCCTGACCGGCGTGGCCCTCCGAAGCCAGACATCTTCGCTGGACGCCCTGGTCGCTTCGGCCATCGCGCAAAACCCGTCCCTCCGGGCCCAAAGGGCGAGGGTGGCGGCGGCAAGACAGGCGCCTCGGCAAGCCATGGCGCTCCCGGACCCCGCGGTGGACCTCGAAGTGATGAACTTGCGCGTTCGTGGACCCTCCGAATCCGGTTCCGTCACCGATAGCCTCTCCCTGGGCGTGACACAGGGGCTTCCTTTCCCGGGAAAACGAGCCCTCGCCGCCGAGGCCGCGCGGCAGGAGGCGACGGTCGAGGAAGCCCGCCTGAGAAGCATGGAGCGAACGATCCGTCTTGAAGTACTCCGAGCCGGCTACCGGTTCGTCACGACACGCGAGCTGCTGCGCATCAACGCCCGATCCCGGGTCGCCCTGTCGGCCACCGCGGAGGGCGCCCTGGCTCGTTACAGCTCGGGAGGCGGGAGCCAAGCCGATGTCCTCCTCGCCCAAAGCGCGGTCACGCGAGTGGAAACCCAGCGCCAGGAATTGGAGAGCCAGGCGCGGATCTCCCTGGCCAGGCTCTCGAGCTTGATCGCCGCCCCCGTCGAGGCCGACGCGCTCGAGGGAATCGTCCTGGAGGCCCCCGCGCGGCTCCCCCCCCTGGAGGCGTTGCTGGCATCGGCGGACCGGTCGGCGCCGGACCTTCGGACGGCCCTCTCCGAGGCCGCCGCGGCGAAAATCAGGTCCGAATTGGCTCGAAAGAATCGCAAACCCGATTTCATGGTGGGCGTCCGGTACCGCTACAAGGACATGTCCATGGGCGGCGGCGATTACCTTACGGCCATGGTGGGAATGACTCTCCCCTTTTTTCACAGGAGAGACCGCTACGAGCCGGCTCTGGAAGAGGCTCTCCAGCGGCAGCTGGCCGCCGAAGAGGAGGTGGCCGAGACGAAGAACTCGATTCGGTTTCAGGTTGCGGAGGCCTACCAGAGCGCCACGAAGGACGCCCGAGTTTTCTACCTGTACGACCAGGGCCTCCTCTTGCAGGCCCGTCAAGCCTACGAGGCGAGCCTGGCGGCCTACGCGACGGGCCGTGTGGATTTCGGCGACCTCTTGATGGCGCTCACGAACCTCTTTTCGTATGAGGCCGATGCCGCCGTGGCGCGCGGCGAGTACCACCAGAGGGCGGCGGAGTTGGAAGCGTTCCTGGACCGCCCCCTCTTGGAGATGGAGGCCCTCGCCCCGGATGCACAGGGAGGGACTCCATGA